A genomic segment from Acyrthosiphon pisum isolate AL4f chromosome A3, pea_aphid_22Mar2018_4r6ur, whole genome shotgun sequence encodes:
- the LOC100161059 gene encoding coiled-coil domain-containing protein 50 isoform X2, giving the protein MHCQFGFGGVGSMGDNIRKKATSDTLPKPGKVNSVCKEWLVHEDGALAYHLQKLEVDEHYSGNRSRNAIVRQDLPTAKEEQEREIREAEERYGAFIKEQEEKDLKVAMELAEKLTKNKYTHDIGVTANSGGSRPGILKKHCQPESTKSFTVESNEYTEFDIDDILHDIDYEEEVNRRIQEQKDAELAKRLQEQEGRPMSIEDRDRLIAIETQDCELAKLLQEKEKARMRRAREKAKQKALLKKQQQLEESSEVVSTTQEPLSNIAIAIDPTYSSRRTELQDNFDDVPPYMPIQGQRRSNHTDKKKKSKTDGVASFFKVFK; this is encoded by the exons ATGCATTGTCAGTTTGGATTTGGCGGCGTCGGATCCATGGGGGACAACATTAGGAAGAAGGCCACCAGCGACACGTTGCCCAAACCTGGAAAGGTCAACTCGG tgtGTAAAGAATGGTTGGTCCACGAAGACGGTGCATTGGCGTATCATTTACAAAAGTTGGAAG TCGACGAACATTACAGTGGCAATCGTTCGCGAAATGCTATTGTTCGACAAGACTTGCCTACAGCCAAGGAGGAACAGGAACGTGAAATACGTGAAGCTGAAGAACGATATGGCGCATTCATCAAAGAACA agaagAAAAAGATCTCAAAGTTGCTATGGAATTAGctgaaaaattaacaaaaaataaatatacccaTGACATTGGGGTTACTGCAAATTCAGGTGGAAGTAGACcaggaatattaaaaaaacactgTCAACCAGAATCTACTAAAAG TTTTACAGTAGAGTCCAATGAATATACTGAGTTTGATATTGATGATATTTTGCATGACATTGACTATGAAGAAGAGGTCAACCGTCGAATTCAAGAGCAAAAAGATGCT gaATTGGCCAAGCGACTACAAGAACAAGAAGGACGTCCCATGTCAATTGAAGATAGGGATAGATTAATTGCTATTGAAACACAAGACTGTGAATTGGCTAAGCTTTTACAAGAAAAA gaaaaagcGCGAATGAGGAGAGCTCGCGAAAAAGCAAAACAAAAAGCATTACTTAAAAAACAACAGCAGTTGGAAGAATCATCTGAAGTTGTATCAACAACACAAGAACCTCTTTCTAATATTGCTATTGCTATTGATCCGACATATAGTTCAAGAAGAACAGAACTACAAGATAATTTTG ACGATGTTCCTCCGTACATGCCAATTCAAGGACAACGACGTAGCAATCAtacagataagaaaaaaaaatcaaagactGATGGTGTTGcatcattttttaaagtatttaagtaa
- the LOC100161059 gene encoding coiled-coil domain-containing protein 50 isoform X1, with translation MHCQFGFGGVGSMGDNIRKKATSDTLPKPGKVNSVCKEWLVHEDGALAYHLQKLEVDEHYSGNRSRNAIVRQDLPTAKEEQEREIREAEERYGAFIKEQEEKDLKVAMELAEKLTKNKYTHDIGVTANSGGSRPGILKKHCQPESTKSFTVESNEYTEFDIDDILHDIDYEEEVNRRIQEQKDAELAKRLQEQEGRPMSIEDRDRLIAIETQDCELAKLLQEKEKARMRRAREKAKQKALLKKQQQLEESSEVVSTTQEPLSNIAIAIDPTYSSRRTELQDNFGGTSTALSSSLDDVPPYMPIQGQRRSNHTDKKKKSKTDGVASFFKVFK, from the exons ATGCATTGTCAGTTTGGATTTGGCGGCGTCGGATCCATGGGGGACAACATTAGGAAGAAGGCCACCAGCGACACGTTGCCCAAACCTGGAAAGGTCAACTCGG tgtGTAAAGAATGGTTGGTCCACGAAGACGGTGCATTGGCGTATCATTTACAAAAGTTGGAAG TCGACGAACATTACAGTGGCAATCGTTCGCGAAATGCTATTGTTCGACAAGACTTGCCTACAGCCAAGGAGGAACAGGAACGTGAAATACGTGAAGCTGAAGAACGATATGGCGCATTCATCAAAGAACA agaagAAAAAGATCTCAAAGTTGCTATGGAATTAGctgaaaaattaacaaaaaataaatatacccaTGACATTGGGGTTACTGCAAATTCAGGTGGAAGTAGACcaggaatattaaaaaaacactgTCAACCAGAATCTACTAAAAG TTTTACAGTAGAGTCCAATGAATATACTGAGTTTGATATTGATGATATTTTGCATGACATTGACTATGAAGAAGAGGTCAACCGTCGAATTCAAGAGCAAAAAGATGCT gaATTGGCCAAGCGACTACAAGAACAAGAAGGACGTCCCATGTCAATTGAAGATAGGGATAGATTAATTGCTATTGAAACACAAGACTGTGAATTGGCTAAGCTTTTACAAGAAAAA gaaaaagcGCGAATGAGGAGAGCTCGCGAAAAAGCAAAACAAAAAGCATTACTTAAAAAACAACAGCAGTTGGAAGAATCATCTGAAGTTGTATCAACAACACAAGAACCTCTTTCTAATATTGCTATTGCTATTGATCCGACATATAGTTCAAGAAGAACAGAACTACAAGATAATTTTG GTGGTACTTCTACTGCTCTATCTTCTTCATTAGACGATGTTCCTCCGTACATGCCAATTCAAGGACAACGACGTAGCAATCAtacagataagaaaaaaaaatcaaagactGATGGTGTTGcatcattttttaaagtatttaagtaa
- the LOC100568480 gene encoding 39S ribosomal protein L10, mitochondrial (The RefSeq protein has 1 substitution compared to this genomic sequence) produces MLNCSTKAICSRGFTPNVISVRYRRVNVQKPRKPDHYRAVVETVTKPKYPWPKPSDMTWSERCPKPFSKALKQIENNPYENILAKELKELFEQSAMVAIFHKNPVKGEIDFKTRKTFKMADMDHVVYGKSTLKLALAETNYAAVLNLFQSHSSIVFSSTSQVPKLLKITKKMPHLILLASIVDGKLLSKNQTVEYGNLVNIENARSRLIGVIGQVNNRCLQTIGQTQLTMVRYLEQYGQSLDVNTKKKSTEELD; encoded by the coding sequence ATGTTAAACTGTTCAACTAAAGCTATTTGTAGCCGAGGATTTACACCAAATGTCATCAGTGTTCGATATAGAAGAGTCAATGTACAGAAACCCAGAAAACCAGATCATTACCGAGCCGTCGTTGAAACAGTTACAAAGCCCAAGTATCCATGGCCAAAACCATCAGATATGACATGGAGTGAAAGATGCCCTAAACCATTCAGTAAAGCACTtaaacaaatagaaaataacCCATATGAAAACATTTTGGCTAAAGAACTTAAAGAATTATTTGAGCAGAGTGCAATGGTtgcaatatttcataaaaatccaGTAAAGGGGGAAATTGACTTCAAAACTaggaaaacttttaaaatggcTGATATGGATCATGTTGTGTATGGTAAAAGCACTTTAAAACTAGCCTTGGCAGAAACAAATTATGCTGCAGTGTTGAATTTATTTCAATCACACAGCTCAATAGTATTTAGTAGTACATCACAAGTaccaaaattgttaaaaattacaaagaaGATGCCTCACTTAATTTTATTAGCATCCATAGTTGATGGGAAATTATTAAGCAAAAACCAAACAGTAGAATATGGAAACCTAGTAAATATTGAGAACGCCAGATCAAGACTGATTGGTGTAATCGGTCAAGTAAACAATAGGTGTTTGCAGACTATAGGACAGACACAGTTGACAATGGTACGATATTTGGAACAATATGGACAGTCATTAGATgttaatacagaaaaaaaatccaCAGAAGAATTAGATTAa